A window of Flavobacterium flavigenum contains these coding sequences:
- a CDS encoding PorP/SprF family type IX secretion system membrane protein has product MELKIRILFVFIITSFYSYSQEGIPVYSDYLSDNYYLIHPSMAGAANCAKIRLTARKQWFGQDDAPSLQTLSFNGRIGERSGAGIIVFNDKNGYHSQKGVKLTYAHHIMFSRSELDLNQLSFGISGGLIQSQLDETSFGGTFDPIVFGSIQNNSYFNVDVGASYNFLDFYAHLTVQGLIETRRQLYTDYESDNLRKFLLSAGYVFGKSENITWEPSILFQYFDQTKEKSIDLNLKAYKNMDFGSIWAALSYRRSFDGARYSGGSGSGDQKLQYITPIIGLNYKKFMFAYTYSNVTGDVKFDTGGYHQITLGINLFCKRERYDCKCPAVN; this is encoded by the coding sequence ATGGAATTGAAAATCAGAATCTTATTTGTTTTCATAATTACTTCATTCTATTCTTATTCACAAGAAGGGATTCCGGTATATTCTGATTATTTATCAGATAATTATTATTTAATTCATCCTTCTATGGCCGGTGCTGCAAATTGTGCAAAAATAAGGCTTACGGCCAGAAAGCAGTGGTTTGGTCAGGATGATGCGCCCTCTTTACAAACGTTAAGTTTTAATGGAAGAATTGGAGAAAGATCCGGTGCGGGGATTATTGTTTTTAACGATAAAAATGGATATCATTCACAAAAAGGAGTAAAGCTTACTTATGCACATCATATTATGTTTTCAAGAAGTGAGCTGGATTTGAATCAGCTTTCTTTTGGGATCAGTGGAGGTTTGATTCAGAGTCAGCTTGATGAAACTTCATTTGGAGGAACTTTTGACCCAATTGTTTTTGGATCAATACAAAACAATTCTTATTTTAATGTTGATGTAGGGGCATCTTATAATTTTTTGGATTTTTATGCCCATTTAACTGTTCAGGGACTTATTGAAACCAGAAGGCAATTGTATACAGATTATGAAAGTGATAATTTAAGAAAATTTCTTTTGAGCGCGGGATATGTTTTTGGAAAAAGTGAAAATATCACGTGGGAGCCTTCTATTTTATTTCAATATTTTGATCAGACAAAAGAAAAATCTATCGACCTTAATTTAAAAGCGTATAAAAATATGGACTTTGGGAGTATATGGGCTGCACTGTCTTACAGAAGAAGTTTTGATGGAGCGAGATACAGCGGAGGAAGCGGATCAGGTGACCAAAAATTACAATATATAACTCCTATTATTGGTCTTAATTATAAAAAATTCATGTTTGCTTATACCTATTCAAACGTAACGGGTGATGTGAAATTTGATACAGGAGGATATCACCAGATAACTCTTGGTATTAACTTATTTTGTAAAAGAGAACGCTACGATTGTAAATGTCCAGCGGTTAATTAA
- a CDS encoding gamma carbonic anhydrase family protein, with protein sequence MLIKAVNGKSPVIPDDCYIAENATIVGDVTFGDSCSVWFNAVIRGDVNFIKIGNKVNIQDGAIIHCTYQKHPTIIGNNVSIGHNAIVHGCTIQDNVLIGMGAIVMDNCVVESNSIIAAGAVLTQNTVVASGSIYAGVPAKKVKDIDQSNFAGEIERISNNYVMYSGWFKE encoded by the coding sequence ATGTTGATAAAAGCTGTAAACGGAAAATCTCCTGTAATTCCTGATGATTGTTATATTGCCGAAAATGCTACTATTGTTGGCGATGTAACTTTTGGTGATTCCTGTAGTGTTTGGTTTAATGCTGTTATTCGGGGAGACGTAAATTTTATTAAAATTGGGAATAAAGTAAATATTCAGGACGGGGCGATTATACATTGTACGTATCAAAAGCATCCCACAATTATTGGCAATAATGTTTCAATTGGACACAATGCTATTGTACATGGCTGTACTATTCAGGATAATGTTTTGATTGGAATGGGAGCTATTGTAATGGACAATTGCGTGGTAGAAAGTAATTCGATTATTGCAGCCGGAGCGGTTTTAACACAAAATACAGTTGTAGCCTCAGGAAGTATTTATGCTGGTGTCCCTGCCAAAAAAGTGAAAGATATTGATCAGTCAAATTTCGCGGGTGAAATTGAGCGCATCTCTAATAATTATGTGATGTATTCGGGCTGGTTTAAAGAATAA
- a CDS encoding LytR/AlgR family response regulator transcription factor, with product MKCVIIDDEPLAVDLLKDFVSKVDSLELISTFNNAIDAVSFINQNNVDLIFLDIQMPHFSGIEFLNTIEKKPLIIFTTAYSDYAVEGFNLGAVDYLVKPIPFHRFLKAVVRAQQVLNPPTVQAISENTTIPELEQDFMFVRAEYENVKMNFADILFIEGLKDYVKIYTTDNKFTLTLISLIKLENLLFSKGFSRIHRSYIINIKHVKSIQKNKVLISDKRIPISESYKNAFFERINL from the coding sequence ATGAAATGTGTAATTATAGATGATGAACCTTTAGCAGTAGATTTGCTAAAAGATTTTGTTAGCAAAGTAGATTCATTAGAATTAATAAGCACTTTTAATAATGCTATTGATGCAGTGTCTTTTATTAATCAAAACAATGTAGATTTAATTTTCCTTGATATTCAGATGCCTCATTTTTCAGGTATTGAATTCTTAAATACTATCGAAAAAAAGCCTTTAATTATTTTCACAACAGCTTATTCTGATTATGCTGTTGAAGGTTTTAATCTTGGTGCAGTAGATTATTTAGTAAAACCAATTCCGTTTCACCGATTCCTGAAAGCTGTAGTCCGGGCACAGCAAGTTTTAAATCCTCCAACCGTTCAGGCTATTTCTGAAAACACTACAATTCCTGAATTAGAACAGGATTTTATGTTTGTAAGAGCTGAATATGAAAATGTTAAAATGAATTTCGCTGATATTTTATTTATCGAAGGTTTAAAAGATTATGTGAAAATTTATACAACAGACAATAAATTCACACTCACTCTGATTAGTCTGATAAAATTAGAAAATTTGCTTTTCAGCAAAGGATTTTCGAGAATACACAGGTCTTATATTATCAACATCAAACATGTAAAATCAATACAAAAAAATAAGGTTTTGATTAGTGATAAACGAATTCCGATTAGCGAAAGCTATAAAAATGCCTTTTTCGAAAGAATCAATTTATAA
- a CDS encoding sensor histidine kinase, protein MNIGTLKNTNSNKVLFHITIWTFFILTSLIQFYESPFRINNDFYVQWGTGIILFYLNYFYLVPILLLEKKYWLYFIFVLALILLFMVIRINYFIPEFNHLRMQNMMPPKMMPEEAKMFLKEGRMKFRLHKQPLFFKIGPSFFYLLITTISTIIRTLTEFYQNQQNKLIAETHRTNTELNYLRKQTNPHFLFNSLNSIYSLAHKKSDLVPDAIVTLSELMRYMLYETDNKTVALEKEINYIQNYIELQKLRLNNIEDIVINIHGDPKNKFIEPLLLISFIENAFKYGTDYKGAAHVKIKIIIIENDLDFWTENTIENYEKDPENSGIGLANIQNRLDLLYPNAHELTIKQDSQYYRVHLNLKLDKIQTDIQ, encoded by the coding sequence ATGAATATCGGTACCCTTAAAAATACAAATTCAAATAAAGTTTTATTCCATATTACTATATGGACATTCTTTATATTGACATCATTGATTCAGTTTTACGAAAGTCCTTTTAGAATTAATAATGATTTCTATGTACAATGGGGAACCGGAATTATTTTATTTTATCTCAACTATTTTTATCTGGTACCCATATTGCTTCTGGAAAAAAAATATTGGCTGTATTTTATTTTTGTCCTGGCACTGATTTTACTTTTTATGGTTATCAGGATTAATTATTTTATTCCTGAATTCAATCATTTACGTATGCAAAATATGATGCCTCCTAAAATGATGCCTGAGGAAGCAAAGATGTTTTTGAAAGAAGGCAGAATGAAATTCCGTCTGCATAAACAGCCACTTTTTTTTAAAATTGGACCTTCATTTTTCTATCTTTTAATTACGACCATTAGTACCATCATTAGGACCTTAACGGAATTTTATCAAAACCAACAAAACAAATTAATTGCCGAAACACACAGGACTAATACTGAATTAAATTATTTACGAAAACAGACTAATCCACATTTTTTATTTAATTCTCTCAACAGCATCTATTCTTTGGCTCATAAAAAATCTGATTTGGTTCCTGATGCCATCGTAACATTATCAGAATTAATGCGGTATATGCTGTATGAAACAGATAATAAAACGGTGGCTTTAGAAAAAGAAATCAATTATATTCAGAATTATATTGAATTACAAAAGTTAAGGCTCAACAATATTGAAGACATAGTTATAAATATTCACGGAGATCCTAAAAATAAATTCATCGAGCCTTTATTGTTAATTTCATTTATTGAAAATGCCTTTAAATACGGTACTGATTATAAAGGAGCTGCTCATGTAAAAATCAAGATTATCATTATTGAAAATGATCTCGATTTTTGGACAGAAAATACAATTGAGAATTATGAAAAAGACCCTGAAAATTCAGGTATTGGTTTAGCAAATATTCAAAACAGGCTGGATTTGCTATATCCTAATGCACATGAGTTGACAATAAAACAAGACAGCCAATATTATCGTGTACATCTGAATTTAAAATTAGATAAAATACAAACTGACATTCAATAA
- a CDS encoding DUF4907 domain-containing protein — protein MMMIINPKNLKFFRRFFWKNLLFIVFFLQLTACTQKKTLHAESIKTASGWGYTISYQDKIIIKQTIIPVISETKSFRSEDDALKVAGLVVKKLNQNRSPSVTKNDLILLKIKM, from the coding sequence ATGATGATGATAATTAATCCCAAAAATTTAAAATTCTTCCGGAGATTCTTCTGGAAGAATTTGCTTTTTATTGTATTTTTCCTGCAGTTGACAGCTTGTACACAAAAGAAAACACTACATGCTGAATCTATAAAAACTGCCTCGGGCTGGGGATATACAATTTCGTATCAAGATAAAATTATAATCAAGCAAACCATTATTCCGGTTATCAGTGAAACTAAAAGTTTTCGCTCAGAAGATGACGCCTTAAAAGTCGCCGGATTAGTAGTAAAAAAACTCAATCAAAACAGATCGCCATCGGTAACCAAAAATGATTTAATTTTATTAAAAATAAAAATGTAA
- a CDS encoding Kelch repeat-containing protein yields the protein MNNFKKGILFATLLSGLFFTGCSNDDEDDELIGNWIKKSAFDGPARSSAASFVIGDYAYVTTGYTGDEYLKDLWAYNSNGDYWEQKADFVGIGRSSASAFELNGKGYIGLGYDGTNKLKDFYQYDPVSNSWEAKADFGGTARYGAVGFQVGGKAYFGTGYDGNYLKDFYQYNDTDNTWTLVSGFSGNKRRNATVFIINDKAYLGTGVNNSVNQADFWEFNPETEVWTRLRDIDQDDDDDYSWNDDYAITRSNASSFSLNGLGYVVGGEGIKTVWEYNPTTDLWIERTALEGAARTDAVGFAINNRGFLMLGRIGSTYFDDAWEFKPLEAQNDDDN from the coding sequence ATGAATAATTTTAAAAAAGGGATATTATTTGCAACTTTATTATCAGGCCTTTTTTTTACAGGCTGCAGCAACGATGATGAAGATGATGAATTAATAGGGAACTGGATTAAAAAATCTGCTTTTGACGGACCTGCCAGATCTAGTGCTGCCAGTTTTGTAATTGGGGATTATGCTTATGTTACGACAGGCTACACAGGAGACGAATATTTAAAAGATTTATGGGCTTACAACTCAAATGGTGATTATTGGGAGCAAAAAGCTGATTTTGTTGGGATAGGAAGAAGTTCTGCATCTGCTTTTGAACTTAATGGTAAAGGCTATATTGGTCTTGGATATGATGGAACTAATAAGCTGAAAGACTTTTACCAATACGATCCTGTGAGCAATAGCTGGGAAGCAAAAGCCGATTTTGGAGGAACAGCACGTTATGGAGCCGTTGGTTTTCAGGTAGGCGGAAAAGCGTATTTCGGAACTGGGTATGACGGAAATTATCTAAAAGATTTCTATCAGTATAACGACACTGACAATACATGGACACTTGTTAGTGGATTTAGTGGAAATAAAAGACGAAATGCTACAGTGTTTATTATAAACGATAAAGCTTACTTGGGAACTGGCGTAAATAACAGTGTAAATCAGGCAGATTTTTGGGAATTTAATCCTGAAACTGAAGTTTGGACAAGGCTGCGAGACATTGATCAGGACGATGATGATGATTACAGCTGGAATGATGACTATGCGATAACCCGTTCAAACGCATCTAGTTTCAGCCTAAATGGATTAGGTTATGTGGTTGGAGGTGAAGGTATTAAAACCGTATGGGAATATAACCCAACAACTGATCTTTGGATAGAGAGAACAGCTCTTGAAGGAGCAGCCAGAACTGATGCCGTAGGTTTTGCCATTAACAACAGAGGTTTTTTAATGTTAGGACGAATTGGTTCAACGTACTTCGATGATGCCTGGGAATTTAAGCCACTTGAAGCACAAAATGATGATGATAATTAA
- a CDS encoding DUF6268 family outer membrane beta-barrel protein: MKKKDLVLVLFWISFLNMKAQEKLIVDFNLKTEPTEKINFNETNTGIAIYKKIDDKNEITNKLEYTNLKIKYDAQAYYDFENLNQFNQIQNKFEISHKISEVTKLNFSVKPTINFQQNLGISDVSLLGSFQLKQQLTSKIGLNIGVERSTIFGTPKFIPTLSFYGKINQTNILIGFPDSAISYSNNERNKFSVSNNFNGNFYHLDKSLESYSNGTKISTSQITTAFEYERNMDKNWFVNFKAGYDFNKQYDLVDENNHKLYDFNSGDGYILSIGIKYKQ, translated from the coding sequence ATGAAAAAAAAGGATTTGGTCTTGGTGCTGTTTTGGATTAGCTTCCTTAATATGAAAGCGCAGGAAAAGCTTATTGTTGATTTTAATTTAAAGACGGAGCCAACAGAAAAAATAAATTTTAATGAAACGAATACCGGTATCGCTATTTATAAAAAAATAGATGATAAAAATGAGATTACAAATAAATTAGAGTACACAAATCTGAAAATAAAATACGACGCACAAGCTTATTATGATTTTGAGAACCTGAATCAGTTTAATCAGATTCAAAACAAATTCGAAATATCACATAAAATTTCTGAGGTTACGAAATTGAATTTTTCAGTTAAACCAACAATCAATTTTCAACAAAATTTAGGCATTTCTGATGTAAGCCTTTTAGGGAGCTTCCAATTGAAGCAGCAGCTGACTTCAAAAATAGGATTAAATATTGGTGTCGAAAGATCAACAATTTTTGGTACTCCTAAATTTATTCCGACGCTGTCTTTTTACGGAAAAATAAATCAAACCAATATTTTAATAGGTTTTCCAGATTCGGCAATATCTTATTCCAACAATGAGCGAAACAAATTTAGTGTAAGCAATAACTTCAACGGGAACTTTTACCATCTGGATAAGTCTCTTGAATCATATAGTAATGGAACCAAAATCAGCACTTCTCAAATTACAACAGCTTTTGAGTATGAAAGGAATATGGATAAAAACTGGTTTGTAAATTTTAAAGCAGGTTACGATTTTAACAAACAATACGATTTAGTAGACGAAAACAATCATAAACTATATGATTTTAACAGTGGCGATGGTTACATTTTAAGCATTGGGATCAAATACAAACAATAA